One Sinorhizobium mexicanum genomic region harbors:
- a CDS encoding lytic murein transglycosylase → MIRNRRTFFSHIAAALVVTAATFGSAPAHADTGFQNWVNNFYATAAKSGITQATYRKAFAGVKTPDPVVLEKAGYQPEFKHKIWEYIDSRVNPYTKRVGQEMAAKHARTLNSLERHFGVDRNVLLAIWSMETNYGAVLDKDDRLHYVPRALATLAYADAKRSKYARTQLIAALKILQSGDITPRELTGSWAGAMGHTQFIPTSYLLYAVDADGNGHRDIWNSVPDALATAANLLRKNGWQPGETWGYEVVPPANAAKYSGQTKTLGQWAALGFLRPNGKGFRSPNTRAELKLPGGNSGPGFLMTRNFFVIKRYNASDSYALGVGLLADQIAGYAGMQQRWPRPDGSLDISEKFELQNRLKGLGYYNGEVDGNFGSGSKAAIQAFQTQNGLTPDGEPTQHLLRALRN, encoded by the coding sequence ATGATCAGAAACCGCAGGACGTTCTTTAGCCATATCGCCGCCGCCCTCGTCGTTACCGCCGCCACGTTTGGCTCAGCACCTGCACATGCAGACACGGGCTTCCAGAACTGGGTCAACAATTTCTACGCGACCGCTGCGAAGAGCGGCATTACCCAGGCGACCTACCGCAAGGCCTTCGCCGGCGTGAAGACGCCCGATCCCGTCGTGCTTGAGAAGGCGGGCTACCAGCCCGAGTTCAAGCACAAGATCTGGGAATATATCGACTCGCGTGTCAATCCGTACACAAAGCGGGTCGGCCAGGAAATGGCCGCCAAGCATGCCCGCACCCTCAACTCGCTTGAACGACACTTCGGCGTCGACAGGAACGTTCTGCTCGCAATCTGGTCGATGGAAACGAACTATGGCGCCGTCCTCGATAAGGATGACCGGCTGCACTATGTGCCGCGCGCGCTCGCGACGCTTGCCTATGCCGATGCGAAGCGTTCCAAATACGCCAGAACCCAGTTGATAGCGGCGCTGAAGATCCTCCAGAGCGGCGACATCACCCCGCGCGAACTGACCGGGTCCTGGGCGGGCGCCATGGGACATACGCAGTTCATTCCGACGAGCTACCTGCTTTATGCGGTCGACGCCGACGGAAACGGGCACCGCGACATCTGGAATTCTGTCCCGGACGCACTGGCCACAGCCGCCAACCTCTTGAGGAAGAATGGATGGCAGCCGGGCGAGACCTGGGGCTACGAAGTCGTGCCGCCGGCGAATGCAGCGAAATATTCCGGCCAGACGAAGACTCTTGGCCAATGGGCAGCGCTCGGCTTCCTCCGGCCGAACGGCAAGGGTTTTCGCAGCCCGAACACGCGCGCCGAACTCAAGCTGCCGGGCGGCAACAGCGGTCCCGGCTTCCTGATGACGCGCAACTTCTTCGTCATCAAACGCTACAACGCATCCGATTCCTATGCGCTTGGCGTCGGCCTGCTGGCGGACCAGATCGCCGGCTACGCGGGCATGCAGCAGCGCTGGCCACGCCCGGACGGATCGCTTGATATCAGCGAGAAGTTCGAATTGCAGAACCGCTTGAAGGGGCTCGGTTATTACAACGGTGAAGTCGACGGCAATTTCGGCTCGGGCTCCAAGGCCGCGATTCAGGCCTTCCAGACCCAGAACGGCCTGACGCCGGACGGCGAACCGACGCAGCACCTCCTGCGCGCTTTGCGCAACTAA